The DNA sequence ATCGTTGCATGTAATCTAACCCATTATCATACAAAAACTTCCTCTTTATCTGTTTCTCTCTTTATAAAAAACTCCACGCCCTCTGTGTCCTCTGCTTGTGCCGTGAAGTTAAGGAATACCGAAGTTCTTTAACATGCTGCAATAAAGATGATACAACAATGGGAGTGCTAACCATTGCGAAGTATCGGCAATGCCATACAGGTGGGGTTGCCAAACCGCTCTACGCTGCAAAAGCTGTAAAGCCGATGTGGTGAACGGATAGAGAAAAGGTGGAAAAAAAAATCCATCAGGTATGACTTTGAGAGATGAATGCAAATGAATCGCTGAAGAAGTAACGAAATCGCATAAGTAGTCGGGCAAAATCGCATTGTGCGAAGGATGCAGAGAAACAAGCATAGCGGAGACCTGTTTACTGGCTATGTGCCCACCGTTATACAGGCGACATGACTTAAAGTTAGGCTCTATTGTGGAACACGGGATCTCCGTTTCAGGGTAACGGCTGCAAAAGGCGTGAAACGGAAGTCGGACTAAGCCATACGAGTGAAGATAGTCCGTGAAAACGGAAAGGAGCAAAGGGCTTAGGTTATTCACTACAACAACCTATAGGGGGAAACCCTTCTGGGGAGGATTAACAAATGAATACCCACGTATGCAAAACAGTGCCGATTGAGTACAGCCAGGTGGTAAATGCATACCGCAAGGTAAAGCAAGGTGGAAAAGCAACAGGGATAGACAATGAAAGCTGGATTGAGTTCGATAAGGAAGTCGAGGGCAATCTCTATGTAGTCTGGAACAGGCTTGCCTCTGGAAGTTATCACCCTCAAGCCGTAAGGGAGGTAGAAATACCGAAGAAAGACGGTAAAATGCGTAAATTAGGGATACCGACCCTACGAGACAGGATAGCACAGCAAGTAGTGAAGGACTACATGGAAAAGAGAATAGACCGACTTTTCCATGAGAATTCGTATGGGTACAGACCATGAAAGAGTGCCCGTCAGGCCATAGAACAAGTGAGGCAGAACTGTTATAGGTATGACTGGGTGATCGATATGGATATAAGCAAGTTCTTTGATGAGATAGACCATGAGCTGATGATAAAAGCAGTGGAACACGTCATGGAGGAGAAATGGGTGAAGATGTATGTGGAGAGATGGCTGCGGATGCCAGTGCAGAAACAAGATGGCACGCTGCAAGAAAGAGCAGGAAAAGGGACGCCCCAGGGCGGAGTAATCAGCCCTTTCCTGGCAAACCTCTATTTGCACTTCAGTCTTGATGTGTGGCTAAGCAAACACTATCCGCAGGTAAGCTTTGTGAGATATGCGGATGACGTAGTGGTACACTGCACAAGGAAAGCAGAGGCGGAAGAAGTGCTGGAAGCGATAAAGCGGCGGCTGGCAGAAGTAAAGTTGCGAATCAAGGAGAAAAAGACACGGATAGCTTACTGTAGGGATTATAGACGGAAAGAAAAGCATGAAGTAGTCAAATTTGAATTTCTCGGATTCAGCTATCAGCCCAGAGCAAGAAAGAGCACCAGAGATGGCAAGAGTTTTACAGCATTTGCAGCCGAGATAAGCCAAACCAATCAGAAGCGAATACGGGAAGTAATCAGGGAAGTAAAACTCTGGAGAAACACGCAGGTAGAAATCCAGGAAATCGCAAAACTCCTCAATGCCAAACTTCGGGGATGGATAGCGTATTATGGTAAATACAGCATAAGAAGCCTCAGAAACACCGTGATGATGATAGAGGGGCGACTCATCAAGTGGCTGAGGAAAAAGCACAAGATTGGCTATAGAAAATCAGTGGAAAAACTCAATTCGATAAAACGAGCAAACCCAGAGCTGTTTTATCACTGGAAAATGGGATATTGTTGAAGCGTATCAAGAATAACACGAGCCGTATGACCGGAGACTGTCACGTACGGTTCTATGAGAGGCTTGGGGGTGAAACTCCCCCTTGCCTACTCGGCGGCCAAATTCGCCGAAGCCTAATTTATACCAAATGTTTACTCCTATTTACCCTGGGCGGGTTCAGGTTTATAACCTGAACCCTCAATTTGGAATATTTCCCTGTGTGTTTAACCATTTTTCTGATTTGGTAAACGATTCCATAAGGAAAGCGCCTTATTTGACATCTTCAGTGCCCCCTATATTTTTCAAGAATCTTTTCCAAAAAAATATCCTGAAAATTTTGTATCATTTTCCACAAAATCAAAGGTAGAATAGGTAATCTTTTGTGGAGAATTAACCAGAAACGATTTTCTAAAAGACGGATTTGCATCTGCTTAATCCACCTGCATAAATCTGTATTCTCAATGGTACCATCTTATGATTCTTCGGGAGAGACGTAAAATCCTACGGTCTCTCCTTATAAAAGAACGGAGTTGGTGTAGGGCAAGGCTTTAGCCTTGCTTCCCCCGTTTGAACATGCACGGGGGGTAGCAACCTATATGCATCAAGCTAAGAATAGTGTTCCATAAAAAAGGAGGTATTCCCTTTGGGAAAAGAGCAAGGACGTGTCCATGTTCCCCCTAATCCCCCCTAACCCCCCTTTAAAAAAGGGGGAAAGAGGGATTTCTCCCTTTTCTAAAGGGGGACTAAGGAGGATTATGCATTTCCCCTTTTTTTTAAAGGGGGATCAAGGGGGATTACGGGTGGTTTGTTATTCTTCACTGTTTCCACATTTTAGCTTGATGCATATGGGGTAGCAACCCTTTCGGGTGCTATCCTCGTGTATATATTCAGGCGGAGGCAGCAAGGCTAAAGCCTTGCCCTACATCCGACGAAGAGAGAAAAGTCGTCGAAGGCCTGATTAAACGTAAATAATAAAAAAATAACAATGGAGCATTTCTCCTTAAGTTATCCATAACTATAGGAGCACAGGTATATGGAAGGTCCCTCTCTTGTATTTTGTGCTTTGTTCGTCGTTACTTTATTTGGTTTTGCTTATACTACCAGGGCGGGTTTTCTATCTCAGGAGTATACCAATGCCCCTCCCACTACCCCTTATACTCATGTCACATTCTACGAGATAGTTCCTTTTAATAAAAAATCATCTCAACCTACATGGGAAGATCAATCTCGGGAATGGCAGGAGAAAATGAGTGAATTGGGACAGCGAATGGTACACGCAAAAGTTGGCCTCGTCTATTTTGTACATGGTACTTTTGCCGGCGATGACCCTTTTGGTATTGTCCATGCTATCAGAACTGCCTATCCTAAGTTAAGTTCAAAGCTGAAGAAAGTGAATGATTATATCAAGAGAAGGACTGATGCAGTACTTGCTGATAAAGGTAATTACTTGCCTGAATATGTTGAGCTTTTCGAAAAGGCTATCGGCGGCAATATTCCTTGTGAACGATTTATCTGGTCTTCAGAAAATCACCACTGGGGGAGATTGAAAGAGGCCATGAAATTTGCTGAAAATCTGGCAGCAAATGTTAAGGAGAAAAAACTATCCCGGGGAGAACGAATATTGTTGATTGGACACAGCCACGCTGGTCAATTGTTTGCTCTGCTGACAAACTTTTTGGCTCGGTCGCAGGGGGTACATGAGCTTCTTAAGGTTTTAGTTCTCAGCGGGGTAGATGTTGCTCAATTTGATAAGACGCTGGAGGTAATTCGCGAGGTTCAACTGGATATTGTTACCTTTGGCACACCACCTCGCTATAGTTGGGGAAAAGGAAATTACCGTTTATTAAATATTATTAACCACCGTGGACACGGATACCTTGGTGGCTGCATGGAAGGATTTTTGAGAACAAAAGATGGAGATTACATACAGCAATGGGGAATAGCCGGAACAGATATTCCAGCTCTTGCCGATAACAGGTTTAATAAGCAGCTTGATCAATATTTGGGTACAGGTTTTGATATAAACACCTGGCTGAAAAATATACGGACAAGGATGAGAGTTCCTCATTATGGCGAAACCATGTTAGTTGATTATAAAGACGCTAGCTTATTTTTCCCCAATTGTAAGAAAACCCTCTTTGGACATGGGGTATACACTAAATTTGAAAAAATGCTTTTCAATACACAGCTTATCGTAGATACATGGTATCGTAAATTATAAACCTGGGCCTATACTCTTGTTGCAGAAACAATTATGGGAAAGTCCTGAAGAGCGGGTGTGGTTGTCTGAAAGTCAGGAAGAATAAATTAAGCTGTCTTCGGCGACTTTTTTATAACACCGGCATAGGGGCGAACTTTGTGTTCGCCCAAACGGAAAACAAATACAAGCGTTTTTAATTTACAAGATAAGAGTAAACACAAGTAGGGACAGGTTTTAAACCTGTCCCTACGGAATTGCTAGCCAGTTTCAATCGTTGATCACGATAGAATTACCGTTGAACCAGTGTTATAATACATGAGGTTCAGGTTGCAAATCTGAACCTGCGATGGTGCTTTATAGAAGTTATTTCAGGTTTAGGAAAGAAGGAGGAATTGCTATGAGCCGAGAAATTGATCGTAGGAATTTTAGTGTCAATAAAGTTACACCTGCACGGGAAGCGGAACTGAAATCACACGCATCAGAGATTTCAGATCGCCTCCCCGGATCACAACGGATCAAGATCAAACGCTTCGATACTACCACCGGTAATCCCGCGGTAATTACATCGGAAGATGGACCTGCCGAGACGGGTAATTATATTCAACGCGCCCTGGATCATGTGCGGAATATTAGCAAGGCTTTGGGTCTGACAGCGACCCAGCCGAATGAGTTTGTGGCAGACCCTCATATTCAACGTGCCAGCAGCGGTGCAGTTGCTGTTCACTTGCAGCAACAGTATAAAGGCATATCTATCTTTCAGGCAGCAGAAACGGTGCGTTTTGCGCCAGATGGCAGATTGGAAGAGACTGTTGGCAGCAGTGTCGCAGTTGATCATGATAGGGAAGTTATTCCTAAGCTCTCTGTACAAGAGGCCGTGTTAAAGACGGCTCAGCATGTAGCTACGCCTGATAGAGATGAATACAAAATGACAGATCAATTTGGGGAACAACTTACTCCAAAAAGTGTAGATTTGAGTGGTTTTGTACCGAAGATTATTGCAATCCTTTCTGATAAGGCTGACCAACCTGCTATTTTTGAACCTGGCCCCTTTGGCGATAAAATTAAGGCCGCTTTGATCTGGTTTCCCCTGGATGGTGGCCTCCGGCTAGCATGGGAAGTGATCATAACAATGCCAAATTACGAGGGTCAGTACCGTACTATGGCAGATGCTGAAACCGGGGAGATACTCTATTGTAAACAGCTCGTACAATCTGCCAAAGCGCGAGGAAATGTGTATTATGTAGATGGTGGAAGTGCTAGCCAAATGACTCATTTCCCAAGGCCTTTAACAGATTATGGTCTGCCTCTGCCGAATAATTTACCCTCCAATTTTCCCGATGACTGGGTTGAGGCGAATGCTACAACAGGCAATAGTGTATATGCGCACCTGGGAGATGCTGGTCCGGCGATTCAGGCTGTTGTTCAGGATGGTGTCCTTACCTTCAATCCTGCTGACCCAAAAGGTGATGATCAGAAGGTTCTTAATATCTTCTATTATAACTGTTACATGCACGACTTCTTTTACCTGCTTGGCTTTCGGGAGGGGGATGGGAACTTTCAGCATAATAATTTTGGCCGGGGCGGTGTGGCAACCGACCGGGTTGATGCGCGAGCCCACAGTGGCGCGGTATGGGGAACTGCTAATATGTATACCCCTATTGACGGTTCAAACCCTGTTATGAATATGGGATTGGTAACATCAACAGACCGCCATACGGCTTTTGACTCCAGCGTGGTGTTTCATGAGTTTATGCATGGCGTGACGAATCGTCTTGTCGGAGGACCCATGAATGTTAGCGCATTAGAAGCTCCTCAGAGTAGCGGTATGGGGGAAGGCTGGGGAGACTATATAGCATGTACTATCAATAATACTACGGTTGTTGGCGCATGGGTTGTCAAAAAAGCTGGCGGCATACGGGGATTCCCTTACGATAGCAATTTTCCTGATACTTTTGCTGATGTGGGAAAAGGCCGTTATACCGAAGAACATAATATCGGCGAAATCTGGTGTGCCACAATCATGGAAATGAACAGAAAGATTGGCGCTATTCTGGCTGTTCAACTGGTTGTAGATGCCTTAAAGTTATCACCTGCTAATCCCAGTTTCCTTGATATGCGCGACTCCATACTGGCAGCTCTCGATAAAAAGCATGCAGCAGGCCAGTTGAGTTCGGGTGAACACTCTACCGCCAAAAACGGTATTTGGTCTGTATTTGCAAAGTTTGGAATGGGACCCAATGCAAAGTCTTATGGCGCGTCGCTGTCGGGTATTGTTGCTGATTTCAAAACTCCATCAGATACGACGGGACAAAATATACGTGTTGAGACAGAGCCAAATATAGCTATTCCTGATAACAATTCATCCGGCTTAACCAGCATACTGACGATCTCACAAGCTGGGAAAATTAAACGGCTGGTTATCTCAATCAATATCGAGCATACCTATATTGGTGATCTCAAAGTAAGCCTGACAACGCCGGGAAACGGTACGGCTGTTCTACATAACCGTACTGGCGCAAGTGCGGATAATCTGGTTAGATCATATACGAGTGAAGATACTCCAGCCCTGGCATCCCTTATAGGTGCACAAACACAAGGCAACTGGGTACTCAAGGTGGCTGACCTGGCCGGATTAGATGTCGGTACACTGCGAAGTTGGGGTATTGAAATAGACCTCGAAGCAGTATCTCAGGTTATTCGGGGAGAAGCAGCGCCAGCCCTAACAATTCCCGATAATAATCCTGCCGGGACACAGAGTGTTATTGGGATTACCCAATCGGGTGTAGCAAAAGGAATTAAGGTCAGTGTCGATATAACTCATACCTATATTGGAGATCTGCGCGTTGAGCTTGTAGCCCCATCAGGTCAACAGGTAATTCTTCATAACCGTACAGGCGGCAGTAAGGATAATTTAATTACGGCCTATGATTCGATATCTACTTCGTCTCTGGCGGCTCTCATTGGGCAGCAAATAGAGGGAAATTGGATTTTACGGGCTACCGATATGGCCGGACAAGATATTGGTAAATTGAACAAATGGAGTTTGGAGTTTACTTTATAGAAGTAGCGATCTGTAGGACAACCCTTCAGGGTTGCTTCTCCGATAATGCGTATTCGGGCGGGGATCAAGACCATATGCATCAAGCTAAGAATCGTGTTCCATAAAAAAGAGCAATGTGTGTCCATGTTCCCCTCTAATCTCTCTAACCCCCTTTAAAAAAGGGGAAAGAAGGATAAATTTAGAAAAGGGAGGAAGGAAGAATTTTCTCTTTCGTAAAGGAGAGAATGAGGAATTTTCCCCCTTTTCTAAAGGGGGATCAAGGGGGATTACGGGTGATTTGTTATTCTTCACCGTTTACACGTTTTCGCTTGATGCATATGGGGGCAAGGCTGAAGCCTTGCCCTACATTTTCTTCAAAAATACTTACGATACCTTGTGAAAGGAGGGTGGCTGGTGGTTGATGTATTGGCACGGGATATACTCCTCATTGTTTATGGTCTTTGGTTAATCATAACCGGAATATTGGTCTTTCTTATGCAGGCAGGTTTTGCTTTTCTGGAGAGCGGACAGGTTCGCTCGAAAAATGCTACCCATGTCTATATGAAGATATGCGCAAACATTGGTATTGGCACCTTGGTCTGGTGGTTATTCGGGTTTGCTATTTTTTGCGGCAACTGGAATTATTGCCTTCTCGGAGTACTCGACCCGGCAAATATCGATATGTTAAATGTCTACGGGCACTGGTTCACGATGTGGGGGTTCTGCCTTGTTTCGTGCGCTATTACATCGGGGTCTATAGCAGAGAGGTTTAGCTTTAAGGCATACCTTATTTATGTTGTTCTCTATTGTGGTTTTATGTATCCGTTTTTTGGATGGATGGCATGGTCTGCCGGGCCTCTGACCAGATGGGGTTATGTGGATTATGCAGGTTCCGTCGTGGTACATTTCCAGGGTGGTTTGACAGCCCTTATTGCTGCAATGATTGTTGGGCCGCGGATAGAAAAATATGCCCGCACGAGTAAAAAATCGTGGTTATTTGAGTTTGGCCGCGGGGAATGCTATACCATTCCGGGGCACAATGTTTCACAGATGATACTTGGTGTATTCCTCCTGTGTGTATCTTTTTATGGCTTTAATGTAGGTTCTGTGGTACTGAGCGCATTATGCGAACCAACCGTTCATGCAACGGCACGCGGGATGATTACTGTTCTTGTTAATGATTTACCTACGACCACGATCAATGTTACGATGAGCATGGCAGGCGGTATCCTTGGTGCACTGTTTGGCGGATGGCTGATAAATAAAAAGCCAGATCCTCTTACCACGGGAAACGGAGCAATAGCAGGGATGGTTTCTGTCTGTGCTGGCGCTGGTTTTTTTCATCCGGGTTTTGCTATTATTGTAGGTATTGTGAGTGGAGCAATTATTCCACTGGTGGTAAAATCACTCGATAAGATAGGGATTGATGACACCGTAGGGACATGTGGAGTACATTGTACGGCCGGAGCTATTGGAGGTATTGCGACAGGGGTTATGGGGCTTATACGCCCTGCGTATCATGGAATTACTTGTGATATCGGTATACAGGCACTGGGCTTTATTATCTGTATCGGCTATGCATGTTTGTGTGCTATTATCATATTTGGCGGGCTGAAAGCGGTAGGCTTATGCCGGGTGAGTGAAGAGGAAGAGACTATAGGTCTCGATATTTCGGAACATATGACGCCGACATATCCGGAATTTGTATCAGGTGGTGTAATGGGTGGAATGAGGGGATTTTAAGCTAGGGAAACAAGCAAGGCAATCGTATCAAGATGAGAATTGCTCAGCCCGTTTCGGGTGGTACTGACAAACTCTGTTTGTCAGTGTTCAACCTGAGAGATGCGGTTATAGTTATGAGTAGGGTAGATTAAGGCGTTGGTTTTTACGCTAAATCCACCAATACTATTTCCAGAAAAGGCTCATCCTTACTCACGCGTTGGATAGGGAGCGAAGGTAAAGGCAAGGTAAAAGCACGAAGTACACGAAGAAAGAAGGATGTAGAGACGCAACATCTTGTGTCTCTACGATTAGGTTGGGGGTGTATTGCTTTCTCTCGAGAGGGGATCGATCATAAAAAGAATTTATGGAACACTATTCTTAGCTTGATGTATGTGGCACCTGGAGGAGCAAGGCTAAAGCCTTACCCTACATTTGATTAATAAGCGGGCAAACATATAGACAACTTAAACAGAAACACTCCTGGCTATTGTTCTCTCATTTATGGCCTCTTCTCATGAAAAAACAGGAGCCGATGTAGGGCGAGGCTTTAGCCTTGCCAGGTATGCCCTACGGAATTGAAATTTCTCAACGTTAAACGAGGATATACCATAATTCTGATAAAGGTATCTATAGGTTCTTCCCTATAAGACATGCTAAAATTTTATAGCTATTCTCCCGCTAAAAGTAATGTCAGGAAAAGGTATTAAAAACATGATATCTATTTTAAAATTAATACTCTGTATTCCAATAATAACCCTTGCACAGCAAGGGTTGTTTTTCTCTCTTCAGGCATCAGAAGATACAAAGGGCAGGATTTCTACCACTACTGATAGTGAAGCATTCGTGAGTTCTTTATTTACAAACACGAGCACGAATCCCCCCATCCCTCCCTTTACTAAAGGGGGGATTAGGAGCGGGGAGCCAGGGGGGATTAGCAAAGAGGGAAGGGGGGAGATTAGGAAAAAGATGCCCGGGAGTGTTGGTGGAGAAAGTAACGGGGGGACTGAAAAAGGAAAGGTGTTTTCAGATAAGAGGGTATATGCGATGCAATATGCGGAAATGGGATTGGTCGACCTGGCTATACCTGAATTAAAAAAAATGAAAGAGCTTTATCCTGACGATATAAAAGTCCATGCATATCTTGGGTGGGCGTATAGTCAGAAATGTCAAATCTTGGAGGCCGTTGAAGAATTTCAAAAAGCATTAGAAATTAATCCTGATCTGCAACGAGTACCATTTGATTATCCCATGGCAAAAGATATTCCTGCTATTATAAAAGAATTTACTACAACCTTTGAAGGTCTGATTGACCAGATAGACAGTTTTTCTGGCGCACATGAGGTACTCGGTTTATGCTACGTATTGCAGGGAAGGTTAGGTGATGCTTTCCGTCAATACAGAAAGGTGTTACAACAGAAACCTGCGTATGAAAAACGGGATCTCATAGTATATGGGAAAACGCTGGTTCCTGCAATTGATCAGGCAATAACGGAATATGAAGAGATAGTAAAATCACAACCTGACTGTGTGGAAGCCCTTATTCCATTAGCTTGCGCCTATGCAGAGAAGGGAATGCTGGACAAAGCTATGGTGACTATGAAGAAGGCGATATCCGCAGCGCCTGATCGAACAGACACGCATATGTATCTGGGTTGTTTTTACGCAAAGAGGTGGATGATGGATAAAGCCCTGGAAGAATTGTATAAGGCAAAAAATATAAGAACTCATATTCTTGAGAGGCTTCTTATAGATGGAGAACACTTTATTCGAAACGGTCTGTTTGATAAGGCAATAGGTACGGCAAGGGATGCCGTTCAGGTAAACCACAACGATAAAAGAGCGTATGAACTGCTTGCACTCGCATACAGTAAAAGCGGCATGATAGATAAAGCTATTGAAACATGTAAAGAAACTATCCGTTTATATCCGGATAATCTCCCTGCTTACCTGTTACTGGGATGGATATATCTGCAAGGTAATTTACCAGAGGAAGCAAAGGATTTGATTAAACAGGCAACTCTTGTTGAGCCTGAAAATACTGAGCTGAAAGCGCTCATGGCTTTTATGTATGCAGCTCAGAATCAGATACATCAGGCAATAGAGATGTGTGCTATGATTATGAATAAACTACGATCACACGACGGTGCTTTAAAGGATTATAGCTGGATTAAGGGTAATGTGCCATCAATTGAACAAAAGCTTAGAGAGGTAATGGATGTTTTAGAATTGAAGCCTGATTATCAAGAGGCCTATATATGTTTGGGCTGGCTATATGCAAAAAACGGCGAAGCGGAGAAGGCTATTGCTTCGTACAGAAAGGCGCTTGAATTGATCTCGGCTTCCTATCGCCGTGAGCCATCATCAAACGCTCCTAACGATAATCCCTCTGCATCTTCCGCCCCTAACCACCTTAATCCCTCCTCTCCTAATCCCCCCATTCCCCCCTTTACTAAAGGAGGGTTAGGGGAGATTAGGAGAGGGGAAAAAGGATTGGGCAGGACTCCCCGGGAAGAGCAGATGGCCAGTTTAGGAGAAAGGGCTAGTGGAATAGGAAGCCACACAGGGAAAATAGATTTTTATGATCTACTCTATACTACCCATGTACATTTGGGAAATATCTATGTGCAAAAAGGGGATATACAGGCTGCACTGAATGAGTACAATAAGGCCCAGGAGATTCTATCAGGCAAGGCTCAGGATGATATAGTACAGGGATTGGCATGCCTTGATGAGGGAGATGCAGAACAGGCCATACAATACTTCAATGCTGCGTTGAAGATCAATCCTCAATATAAAGAGGTATATTTTTTTCTTGCAGATGCCTATGAGAAAAAGGGATTGTATAGTGTAGGGATGATTTTAAGGTTACAGGGGGAAAAGGTTAAATAAAGGAAAAAATAATGAAGGAACTTAGAGTGCTCTCCTTTATGTCCGTGTGCACGTTGTTTCGAGATGGGGGAGCAAGGCTAAAGCCTTGCCCTACGTACTCTTTATAGCATTCAAAGGATGAAATCGTATAGTATCATGATAGGGTGGCACGGACAAACCGTGCCCCTGTATGTCTTGAACGGGGACATGGTTTGTCCGTGTTGTTCGAATACACCCGTGGATACGGAATATACCACACTGACAAACAGAGTTTGTCAATGCCACCCAGGAATAGGCTTACAGAGAATAAAAATTTCTCTAGAGTGCCCCGGCCAGACATCTCTTCATGGTATTCTAAAGATGTGGGTAAGGATAAGCTTTAGAAGAGGAGGAAAAACGTAGGACAAGACTTTAACCTTGCAAAGGTGCAAACCGAGAGGAAAGAGAATTAACAATTCCTGTATTTCCCCTTTGATAGGGCTTCCCAAGTCCTTCCTTTTCAAAACACTCATATGTCTCTCCCTTTTCTCAATCATTCACACGTCTTCCTCTTTTTTAAATCATACACACATTTTCCCCCTTTTTTAAAGGGGGATTAAGATGCTTCAGCATTTTTATTAAGGGAATGGTAAAAATGCTAAGAGGTTGTCTGCAAAGTTCATATTCATGTTTAGAATTTATCCCTTTGGTGGATTCGCTCCGCTTAATCCACCCTTATAACTTGAAGAGGCTGGAAAGTTGGAAAGCTGAGCCTAACACAGCCTTGTCAAATACCGGATCAAGTCTGTACTCGTAATAATTCCAACAAGATTATTATCTTTGTCAACGACAGGAAGTGAATGGAATACTCCATCGCTGAGGAGATGGGCAGCTTTTCGCACCGTGCTATTTATATCAATGGTAACAAGATTCCTTTGCATGACCTGTTCAATCGTAAATTGCTGATCAAGCATCGCATCAATCGACCAACTGTTTGTGCCCGATGTGGCAAGGTTTAACCTTAGCATATCGGTAGTACTGATAAGACCGACAAGTTTGCGATCATGTACTACCGGAACGTGATGAAGCTGATTTTCAATAAATATTCTCCGGACTTCACTCAGCTTCTGATGTATCTGTACCGTCTTCAGGCTGGCAGTCATGACATGAGATATAGGGTCGAGCTGTTTCATAATCCTTACCTTTCGTTATTGTGAGTCTTTATGTAAAATCACTTTCCACTTGTGTACAGAGTTTGTATATGTATTCGTGGGTTAAGTATATTATCATAGCATTTCCTGTGCAGTCAAATTGGAACTTAATTCCGCACAAGACTTATTGTACAGGAATACTGTATAATAAAAAAATCTAAAAGATACC is a window from the Candidatus Jettenia sp. genome containing:
- a CDS encoding M36 family metallopeptidase gives rise to the protein MSREIDRRNFSVNKVTPAREAELKSHASEISDRLPGSQRIKIKRFDTTTGNPAVITSEDGPAETGNYIQRALDHVRNISKALGLTATQPNEFVADPHIQRASSGAVAVHLQQQYKGISIFQAAETVRFAPDGRLEETVGSSVAVDHDREVIPKLSVQEAVLKTAQHVATPDRDEYKMTDQFGEQLTPKSVDLSGFVPKIIAILSDKADQPAIFEPGPFGDKIKAALIWFPLDGGLRLAWEVIITMPNYEGQYRTMADAETGEILYCKQLVQSAKARGNVYYVDGGSASQMTHFPRPLTDYGLPLPNNLPSNFPDDWVEANATTGNSVYAHLGDAGPAIQAVVQDGVLTFNPADPKGDDQKVLNIFYYNCYMHDFFYLLGFREGDGNFQHNNFGRGGVATDRVDARAHSGAVWGTANMYTPIDGSNPVMNMGLVTSTDRHTAFDSSVVFHEFMHGVTNRLVGGPMNVSALEAPQSSGMGEGWGDYIACTINNTTVVGAWVVKKAGGIRGFPYDSNFPDTFADVGKGRYTEEHNIGEIWCATIMEMNRKIGAILAVQLVVDALKLSPANPSFLDMRDSILAALDKKHAAGQLSSGEHSTAKNGIWSVFAKFGMGPNAKSYGASLSGIVADFKTPSDTTGQNIRVETEPNIAIPDNNSSGLTSILTISQAGKIKRLVISINIEHTYIGDLKVSLTTPGNGTAVLHNRTGASADNLVRSYTSEDTPALASLIGAQTQGNWVLKVADLAGLDVGTLRSWGIEIDLEAVSQVIRGEAAPALTIPDNNPAGTQSVIGITQSGVAKGIKVSVDITHTYIGDLRVELVAPSGQQVILHNRTGGSKDNLITAYDSISTSSLAALIGQQIEGNWILRATDMAGQDIGKLNKWSLEFTL
- a CDS encoding tetratricopeptide repeat protein, with protein sequence MISILKLILCIPIITLAQQGLFFSLQASEDTKGRISTTTDSEAFVSSLFTNTSTNPPIPPFTKGGIRSGEPGGISKEGRGEIRKKMPGSVGGESNGGTEKGKVFSDKRVYAMQYAEMGLVDLAIPELKKMKELYPDDIKVHAYLGWAYSQKCQILEAVEEFQKALEINPDLQRVPFDYPMAKDIPAIIKEFTTTFEGLIDQIDSFSGAHEVLGLCYVLQGRLGDAFRQYRKVLQQKPAYEKRDLIVYGKTLVPAIDQAITEYEEIVKSQPDCVEALIPLACAYAEKGMLDKAMVTMKKAISAAPDRTDTHMYLGCFYAKRWMMDKALEELYKAKNIRTHILERLLIDGEHFIRNGLFDKAIGTARDAVQVNHNDKRAYELLALAYSKSGMIDKAIETCKETIRLYPDNLPAYLLLGWIYLQGNLPEEAKDLIKQATLVEPENTELKALMAFMYAAQNQIHQAIEMCAMIMNKLRSHDGALKDYSWIKGNVPSIEQKLREVMDVLELKPDYQEAYICLGWLYAKNGEAEKAIASYRKALELISASYRREPSSNAPNDNPSASSAPNHLNPSSPNPPIPPFTKGGLGEIRRGEKGLGRTPREEQMASLGERASGIGSHTGKIDFYDLLYTTHVHLGNIYVQKGDIQAALNEYNKAQEILSGKAQDDIVQGLACLDEGDAEQAIQYFNAALKINPQYKEVYFFLADAYEKKGLYSVGMILRLQGEKVK
- a CDS encoding CBS domain-containing protein encodes the protein MKQLDPISHVMTASLKTVQIHQKLSEVRRIFIENQLHHVPVVHDRKLVGLISTTDMLRLNLATSGTNSWSIDAMLDQQFTIEQVMQRNLVTIDINSTVRKAAHLLSDGVFHSLPVVDKDNNLVGIITSTDLIRYLTRLC